From Penaeus chinensis breed Huanghai No. 1 chromosome 29, ASM1920278v2, whole genome shotgun sequence:
TTTCATCAGtgaaattatttaatttataCAATGAAGGGCGTTTTTCTTCGTCGAGAATACAATATGAACATTTCGTTCTCATAAATTAGGGATGAGAATGATACTGCGAATTTCCTTATTACCATGAGACACAGCTCTTGTTTTTAATAACTTACTCTCAAACACGATTATACTCAGCAGGGAACATTCTCACcattaacaatcataatcacaagCAGTTTAACTCTCTCTAAACACGCCACACACAAGATACTCAGTATATCAACAATCCcgtaagacaatatatatatatatatatatatatatatatatatatatatatatacatatatatatgcatatatatatatgcatatatatgtatgtatataaatatattaaaaatacactCAATATACCAACGATACCCTGAGACAAGAAATCAGAACGCCCGCGAGCCCCAAACCTCGCGGATGAAAGTGAGTCAGAGCTCGAGCATGTCCGGGGtctgaatgataatgaagaagaaaaacacggaGTACCCCTCGTCACCTGTCCTTGAGGCGAAGCAGCGAAGAGGGAATATTCGGGCGGGAGGGCTGggcagggagggagcgagggcagGAGGGCACCGGGAGAGGAGACCACAGAACGTACCAACGCTCTTGCATCATAGCCACATCCGCGGGATTTCCTCCCCGTGAGTCATTCGGGGCTGGGATAGACCTACCCAGTGCTGGTCGTACCTCAGGTCTCGGTCATGAAAGTACTTTATTATAATAGCGTAAAGTATGACGAACTTTTAGCACATAAACTATTTTGACATCAAATTCcccaagaaaataaacaacacctttattttccttctgtatTCATCGTAatatgccagaaaaaaaaaagtaaattcatCCGTTCAGTATGTGAATCCTGTCGAAATTTCGCTTTTCGCTCGGGGTGCCAATGCTGTATCGATTCCTTCCCTCTCGCGTGGCAACAAAGACTTTCTTTCGCCTTCACTTTCCCCCGAGTTCGTCACAAAGAGTTTTGCGAAGTCACCTCCATACCTTATTATTTTCGCCGATATACGGAATAGCACACAGTCCATTTCAAGGTCTTGGAAACAGAATAACGGAAATATATGACAATGCGCTTTACATCAAGCAAAGGTTATTCATTTGACTATCATGGGTAGTATTTCTTagtccctccccaccctcctggTCTTGCCTGTATTTTCTCACAGAGGAATATTGTTTAGTAATGCTAAATTgcttaaaaaaatacattactgCAACGAATATGGTCAAAGCAAAGTCATTTGAAAAGGACTAACAGTGATTAACCCTTAAGGCGAATAGGAACAACTTCCAAGTTAACTGAAGCTCAGCCAGACTGGAAAGGCTTTGTAGCAATATCTTGTTTTGCAGGTATTCTGCATCTCTCTATcagttcatgtttttttgttttttttttttctatcaacttatctttctccctatttatcaactaatctatacatataaaccGTAACTGTAacactttctctgtttttcactcGTTCCCTTTCATTCGACTTTTCATTCCcgcttcatctgtctctctagcagttcttctcccactctttctcttattataattaattacaaaccaataaatatatagatagatagacagacagacaggtttataaatagatatatctctGAAACCAAACGCCATCTCTCAGAAAACGTTCATGAATACTCGTCGACCTTCAACCAAAAACGGGCGTTCCAGGCGTATGAGTAAACGCGCGTTGAGGGGACTATGGCGTCATATTATTGTTGCGTCATTGCGTATATGACGTCACTGCACTGTCCTCTTCCGCCAACTTCCTGCCAAGTTGCCAGTTGACAGTCTCTTCAGGAAAGTTTGACTACGAAGGGCGGCCTTGTTCGAGAGGAATGCAACCTCGGAAGTATTTTCTACGCGTGTTTATGATCTTGCTAAATACGACGTAGGAAAtgttattaaaataaaaagattgTAAAGGAGGTTTATTCTCTCAAAAACAGGTTATGTTGTGATAATTAGTCTTAGGATGAATCTCTAAAATCATTGAATTATCACATGATGAGTTATTGAAACTGATCAAAATCACTCAAAGAAAtcaatgtatagatagagagacatataaaggcatatgtagatggattgataagcaaatagatagatacatacatagatagatagtgtaaatgtatgtgcatacatatctatgtatatgaataatatatatgtatgtatgtatgtgtgtgtgtatgtgtgtgtgtgtgtgtgtgtgtgtgtgtgtgtatgtatgtgtgtgtgtgtgtgtgtgtgtgtatgtgtgtgtgtgtgtgtgtgtgtgtgtgtgtgtgtgtgtgtgtgtgtgtgtgtgtgtgtgtgtgtgtgtgtgtgtgtgtgtgtgtgtgtgtgtgtgtgtgtgtaaacaacgaGTAAGAACATATTCAGGTCTTCCGAACACCAGAAATGCCCATTGTATGCCACTGATAATAAGCCTTGATAagaccactgtcattatcattactgtaattagaAAAATGTGACTCAGGAAATACTCGTTGATATGTTGCAATGATTAAGTGTGGCTATTTTACGTCCCCTgtacttttattttctgtttcactGACATTTTCTCTACATTTGTTTCAGTTCATTCAATAGTGTTTGCGCTCCATAATACTGGAACGAAATCCTTACACAAATTCGTTTATCGTGGAAATGGATTAAACAaaagatatttttatattaaaggatttttattattaaatataattcaCATCTGGTCATAAAATTATGTAAGAAAACTTCTAAAGTTCagacatatataattattctaaaaaaatgtaaaaatcgcATAGGCCTATCTCTCTTTGTGGGCTCCGAATCTAGCATAACGCAGCAAGTGCAACTTTAATCCTAACCCTAAACAGTCTTATATCTTCATAAAAATACTCTATTAAAGGGACACGTGTAACATGGTTGTAGTTGATGCatcaatatcaaaatatacacaaaggaagaagagagaaaatctgAGAACCTagtatatacacctatctatgtACACGGAATAAATGACTCAACAAGTCGGCAGCACCTGCAGGAGACATGAGACGCGAGGCATTCCCGCGTCGAGTCCCCTCTACTGGCATTATGGAATATCTTTGGCACTCTAGCAATGAAGTCTGACTTCTCTGTGATAAACTCTTCCAGCAGTGAACTCTGGCGCGGCAAATGCAGGCCGAGCGTCTCTCTGCCTCGGGGAAATGCCTCGCACTTGACTTTCGACTCTCATGAATCATTCCTGAAGCTAACGGCAATGAATACCTGGACCGAGGAACCTGCGCAACCGCTGTGCCGCCGCGCAGCCGGTGCCTTCGGATTGAAGGCGGCCCGCAGCCACAGCGCCTCCCTCAGGTCCCGTCGCGTCGCAGGTGGAATGAACACTTCTCGCGGAGGGCAGCCCAGCCTCCCCGGACGGCCGTCGGAGGCAAGGGCGGCCTCTCCGGCGCCTAGACCTCCGTGGGCGCCTTCAGCGTGTTGGCCCACCCCACCTCGTTCATGCTGCTGGTGGAGCCGGGGAGAGGCAGCTTGTTGGTGGAGTCGTGGAGGCCGTGGTTCAGGAACTGCTCCTCGATGTTTGCGCGCACGATCGAGGACTCGTCGTCGTAGCCGTCGAGGGGCGGCGCCGTGGCGCGGCCGTGGCGACCCATCTTGTGGATGCGGTGCAGACTGCGCCTGCTCCTGCGGCGCTCCTCGCAcacctggggggggggaggaagcaggtCAGCATGACCTAGGCTGGACACGGGCGTCTCCACCCGTAAGGTTATACACTCACCCCCTCGTAAGCTGTTCAGAATCTCAGTCTTAAACGGACACGGACGCTCACCTTGTACGTGAAGATGCCCCCAACGAGGCAGAAGAGGAGCAGGATGACCACCTCAGGCCAGCGTCAGCGCGATTCCTATCCACAGGAACTGTTGGTCGTAAGCCTGAAATCGAGAGGAAAGTGTCAGTTGCGAACCTGACCTTCCGCTGACGCCGCGGCCTTTCGGCTGACGATCATGCTTTTTGTTTCCGCTCCGTGAGTCCGGGCGGAGTGGGTGGAGTACTCCTAATGGCGCAATTATGTATGTTTAAGTTGCAGTAAATTCATCCAGACAAAAAACagcttttttatctttaattcttattctttttgcAAGTTTATTTGGTGGCGAAAGTTTTGATCCGCCACGGACACGGGCTTCTCTCGTAAAGCAAGCTATtatatttcctcatttccttatcatagagagaaaaataaaaagcagagcgagggagagagagagagagagagagagagagagagagagagagagagagagagagagagagaagagagagagagagagaggaaagaggagagaggagagaggagagagagagagagagagagagagagagagagagagagagagagagagagagagagagagagagagagagaggcagacagagagagaaattaaaacaagAGAAGAACTCAAAGTGACCGAACCTAAAGCAAGAGGACCTCTTGGACTTACCGGCCTGATGGTTCTCAGATGATCGAAGTTCTTGAGCCTGATGAGCCACTGGCTGAGGAAGTACACGTTGATTCCCAGGGCGCCGAAGGCCTTGATGAGCCAGCACCAGGCGAGCCACGGCTTATGCTGAGGAGACAGGTGGCTCACGTTACAAGGAAATCCAGAGCTAGGGTGCATTTGCATTTCCTTCATGGTTTGTATCATCGAGTGACGcagtggaataataataagaaaaaaaaaaaaagaggataatgcTCTCTCATGTCACGGTGGCTTCTGGGCTAAGCTCTCGGGCAGAACGGTCACGATTCTGCGGCGGTGCGTGGGAGTCGAGGGTGggtttgcgtgtttgtgcgcgtgtctCGTTTGTATGTGCTTGCTTctctgtgattgtgtttgttcgtgtgcgcgtgtctgtgtgtgtgcgtgtgtgtttatctacatctatacacGAGCACTGATATCCTTTCCtgccctcttatatatatatgtctgtttatatctatgcatAAGTTTGCATGACTCCACGTCTGTTTGTGACTCTGAGCCTGTGTGACTGCGTGCAGCCGAGCGATGTAAACACGAGCGTACTTACCCTGACGAGAGCAACGATGTAAATAGCAGCAAAGATCGGGGTCACAGCACCTTCCCCGATGCCGATGTAGGTGCGAAGGGTGTACACTGAAACAAACAAAATCCTTACCAGTTGCGTCGGAAATTCATCACCAAAGCACCATTGCCCATTTCTCAATCAAACTCAGTATGATTCACCGTaattagaagataaaaaaacgataatgataaagagtatTTATAGCTCAAGCCACGCGATCAGAACTTTATAAACAAAGGAACGAAtggataaaatatacatatgaatagacaaaAGTTTTTGTTGTCGCCACTATTGTTGCTTTATATTTTTAGGAGGgttatgtttttgttgctgttgttgctattgttatcttatggtttgtttgtttttttaggggGTCACAATCTTAACTTACATTGCTCGTAGTGATATTTCTCTGCGTGGCACTCGTCAATGGGCAGCTCTCTGGGGCACAGATAGAAGTAATAGGACACGAAGCGGTACCCATACCAGCCTAGAGTTGTTAACCCTTGGATCtgcaaaggaaagggggaagtttTAGCGTTGTAGAGTGCGGGGCTgggaatcaaacacacacacacacacactcacacacacacacacactcacacacacacacacactcattttctgGTAATAAGAGACCAGGAAACAATGAAACCGAGATGCAAAACAATGGATGTTAACCTACGTGTTTTCTCTATTTTAACTGTGTATGATGTCAGAGGTGTATATTTATCAAGTATGTAACCAAATTTCACTTTCCAAGTGTTacgtctttcttatttttttctttctatgtaaGAGACCTTTATATGAGACaatgtttcgttttgtttgttgttcattatttatatatatgatatacatatatatacatatatatatatatttatatatatatatgcatatgcgtatgtatatttatgtgtgtgtgtgtgtgtgtgtgtgtgtgtgtgtacatacatatatatagataatttgatTTATATTTACTCAAGAAAACATCTTGATGAAACTTACGATGTCCATGGCGGCCAAGATGATGCCACACGATATTATGGCTTTTAACGAGCACATTTTGCTTTTGTCCTTCACGCTCTCTGCAGAcctggaaggagaggatgaaaacTGTGAGAATTTACAGAGAAATTGGTAGACTCTTGGCGACGCCGAAAAGAAAGATATTTCGCGTGTGAAAATCGCCGAGGAGAGAAATGGCGCCAAAAAGGAAAACATGGCGCCTTCCAGGGTCACGAAGAGCCAATCAGCGACCGAACTGAGGATGACGTCATCATCAACTCCCAACAGTACTCGAGGAGAGATTACGTCCCACGAGAACCTTTCAAGTTCCTTCTTTCGTGCCCTTCGCCAGGTTATATCccccctcttgtctcctctctgaAGTCCCCTTAATTCGTCTtaatccctttaccccccccccccctttgtagaccttcctacccccctctacacccccttccccaaccccccctttacacgccctcccccattcacccagGGCCCTCCCCTAACACCCCCGGGCCCTCCCCAGCCTTCACCCGCGCGGGCGCGAGCGGAAAGTCAGACCTGGAGGAACCTTGGCATCCAGCCCCCTTCGAGAGGACATTAGGAGCTCTAATAGCGTAGatcctgagggagggaaggaaggaggggggagggggggaggagcaggagggagggaggaagacggggatTATTACAACGGAGGGAAAGATGCAGGTCAGGGTGAGGGCTCGAATTTGCTCACTATAGCAACGACGtgtcctcccgtctctctctctctctctctctctctctctctctctctctctctctctctctctctctctctctctctcttcttcttcttcttcttcttcttcttcttctacttcttctttatctccctctctctcccgacgCGCGACTGCAACGCCGAAGAGATGGCTGGCGGAAGCACGCTTGGCTGAGACGAAGGCAAGAACAATGTGATTCCCTCAGATGTTGGTTGATTCAACCAGGTTACAGTCTAGCCCCGCTATTCGCCCCGTGAACCTCGCTATTCGCCCTGTGATTTGAGTCGTTCTTGCAGCCCGCGTTCGTGTCATGCTTCGCGATGTTTCGAACGCACTCGCATAGCGCAAATTGTGGCCGTTTTGCTCATCATTCttttcggtatgtgtgtgtgtgtgtgtttgtgtttctgtgttgtgtgtgagtctgcgttatgtgtgtgtgtgtgtgtgtgtgtgtgtgtgtgtgtgtgtgtgtgtgtgtgtgtgtgtgtgtgtgtgtccacgcgcTATTAGCGTATTTTAACAAACGAGATGGAATTTCTTTTTCTCAGCATCTTCCGTTAGTCTCTCCGTGCACCAATTCCCtcaagatgaaaggagagaagaatataaaaaaagaagaaaatgcgaaaaatggagagagaaaaaaagaatgataatcatcCGCACTTCGTACCGGAAACTCATGAGGACTTAATATCGGCTCTTCGTCCGAAGGTCGAATATTCCAACGTGTTTATTTTCTGCCGAGAAAGCCTCGTAGTGCGcaggaatacccccccccccccccatatgtcACTCGAGttgaaaacgaaggagagagaaagaatccttCTTGGGCCGCCCTTGAGGAACGcgccttttcttgtcttttttttctttctctttcaattttgtttggattttctctctcttgcgcctttctcttgttttctctcttttttcttctcacctCCAATTTTGTACGAATTTTCTCAagttcctcctctccctgttgcGACCTTCCCGTGGCGGGTGGAGCCGGAGGGCTTGCAACGCTCCCAGGGAGAGAAAACCATGTGAAAGGTCGAGGAGGcggtttttgtttatatatagagagaggtttCTTCCGCCATGCAACGTGGTAAGTCGTTTGTGGTAAGTGTAATGTTCGCAATTAAAAATAGACGTAAATAGCAGGAGTAACAGTGgcggaagtagtagtaatagtaatggcagaAGTGCGCTAGAGTTAATAGAGTAAAAATAGAATTAATAGTTTGATAGTCACAGTTGTAGTGGtgtagtggtagtgatagtagtaggtGTGGATGTTGCAGAAGTGGGAAAGTGATATAAGCAGAGGAGACAGAAACTGCAATATTAGAATAAccttagtagtactagtaataatactattagttgcggaagtagtagtattgataatagtcgTGCTAGAAGGCAGTtgctattaacccattcgcccaggatttatgttctgtcccctgtagtttttggtgaattttgttccatatagatggctccacatgtgctcagacggcagggagtctatcagtaggacctagttaccaatcctgatttccccattccttgaattggaaagtatcaataccattgctatcgatactgttattattgttattgacgttatgattattaatttgtcattcaaatattttaaacaatgaaatgatacaaaagtccctttcttaaagtgaaagaaaagggtaaacaggtgagataggtagtttctaataactggctatttggtgattaagaacttgtagagccatctatgtgtaaatacaataaataaacgtgtattacagtaggcatggcatgtgttcttgccacatggggctaATGGGTTAATATATAATTCCTCGATAACCGCTATGGAGAGCAACAAATAGTAGTTGCAACACATCACAGTTTTGCTAAATCCTTCGCACCAAAAATATCACTTGGAAAGTACTAAAGCGAAACAACTATTAGTACGAGTGTTCAAGCTGCTATCATTACTAGGACATTATTATCCTCACCTAGTTGAAGATAATTCTAGGAGTTCAACCATGAGAACCACAGGTCCTTAAATCGTTTAATCATCTGTAACATTAAACATTTCCACGAAAGGCTAAAGGCAGTAAGATCAGTTTCAAGAAGCTCCATCTACGCCTTttgcattatccttattaattctgtttgttttgttacgTCTCGGGAAGATCAACCTGTTGGCTCCCTTGTCTTGTTAACAGCCCAAGGACCGTCACTGTCCCTATGCAGTACCAAAAACTCGTGACTAACTAATAGTTTCTCACGAAaaaacacttgaaaaaaaaacaataaaacaaaccgaaataaaaaaaatcacttgaaaCCATCAAAATAATTTTAAAGCAACAAAACACAAGCGCCTGAGTCCCACTGCACAGGGAATCCAACACTCACGGTGAGGCCGGAGGGCAGGAGTGGCGTGCGAGCGTGGTCGTGTTATCCGTTCGAGGAGTCGAGGGAGCGCGAGAGGCCGCGAGCGTCCAGTAAGGTCTGCGGGCCGAGACTGTTCCGCGACGCCGTCCGCACTGGGTTAAGTCCGCACCGCGCCGCCGGAAGCCTCGGCTTGAGTCACCCTCGTTTCTTGGGACTATCGCGACGCTCGGCGACAGCGCAAGACAGTGCTACACGCGGGTCGGAAGGGCTGAAGCGTGCCGGGTTGAGGTGGGCTTTTCGACTCTATCGCCTCGAAGGCTATTTCTCCCTACGTAGGGATAGGttcgaaggaagggagggaaggagggggggggggttgtcgtaTATATTCTGAATGCgtgattttttctcctttttggacAAGTAATAATAGTCGTTGGCACTTATGTAACAAGTACCATCGCTGAGGCAAGGCAAGGTAGTGCGATCTCACGCTCGGCGAgtttgaatactttttttttctggtattttttAATCGAAAAACCAGTCTTACGAACGGGGTTTACGCTCAGGGAGGCAACACAGTGCCATCCCATTCCGTATCCAGATAGAGCCTCTTTATCCAAACCGTGTGGAGAAACCTCTTACTATTGTGATTACTCCCGCCATAAGTGCGTGTTAAGAGGGGTCTTCTGAGGGCCAAACAGAAGAGCAGAAAGCTGTTTGTTTTAGAGGTAAATGTATTGAGTATATTCGCATTTGTCTTTTAATGGAATAAGtatcacgcacaaaaaaaaaacatacaaaaaaacaaaaaaactgacgaatatactttccttttcctccattttagCCTTTTAACGAGTAGGAAAATTACACAAATACGGATTATATACCACTTAGAATGCCATAAATCTGATACTTATGACTGTGCTGTTAATCCCTTGAAAGCAGCAatagtcatttttatcattattgatgaacCTCAGTGGTACTGCCATACTGAGATTAATAAGTGCTACTGATAAAAacgattagtaataatgatacacatgttaataattatgatgacattgacgataatgacaataacagatcCACTGAAGTAGCGACAATACCAGATTTTATCATTGTAAAAAGGATCATAAAATGAAATCAGAGACAAGGATTTAAATAGATTGACGTGACCTATTCTAATCCCAATCTTCTTACACATTGAGCAGTTAATATTTGGCAGTAATAGCGATTCAGCAATAATTAAAGtagcataataatattatagtaatgataagaataatagtaaaattactaatactaatatatgatgataatgataaccataataatgaacaTGTCAGTAGCTTTACTGAGAGTGATGCTAATAACATTAACGTTGAAGGAaagggtaatgataaaaatgtaatcGTCATCAAATCatcaaaaggataaaagaaacaaaatccgCAAGTCTGTTTAGGAGAGAGCGTGGGAAGGTGTGATTACATGCACGTCCACGTCTCCTCTTGACATCGCGTTTGGACATCTAGAGCTCCTGCATTTTATGAATGGCCGGTCGTTGTCTGGTTTTCAGCTGAATGAAATTCTAGTGTGATTAGTATTTTCAGTCATTGGCTTAGATCATTTTCTCATTTTGGGTCGGAAGGTAATCTAGTTTTTGCACAAGATATTCCACTTAAGGAGTCGTTTCTTTATTTCCAAAGAATATCGTAATTTTAATGGTAACTAATGGTTTTAATTTCAAACTACTGGCGTTCTTCTAAGACGGAATCCTAATTCCGTCCTGAACATTCTACACTATAATTATTCCTCACATGGAAAGGCCGGATAAAGTATACATTGCTATGCTAATCATCCCTTGGTCACTCCAGGTGTGAGCCGGAGGACCAGGACTAAACCAAACATGctagtcctggtcagggagggttgttatatatctatatcaatgcggtattgcattactcCATCTTTCTTAATCATCCCTCACACTACCCATCCATTCTCATATCTCCCAAGTAACTCGAATAGATAACAAAATAGATAACAACCCAATCCCAGATGCGACAGTCCAACCCGCTAACAGACTTGCCGAAACAACAAGAACATAAACCAAACTAAGCCATTCGCCCGGGTTTGACATAACCTGACGCCACCTGGACCTCCGTTGACTCAGTCCGCTGTCATATCTTCCCGGAGTCCGCTTCGAGTCANNNNNNNNNNNNNNNNNNNNNNNNNNNNNNNNNNNNNNNNNNNNNNNNNNNNNNNNNNNNNNNNNNNNNNNNNNNNNNNNNNNNNNNNNNNNNNNNNNNNGGCTTTAGTACAAACGACACTAAAAAGAattgatgttatttatttatctattttaacatttgaaaatgaaaataggaataggaaATTATATACTAGCTAAATATACACTTTCCCTTTACACTTGTTCAAAAATACAAATTAATGTTAGCTACGTaaagatgaatgatgataaattgAAAACGATATTAAAAGTTGTGGAACTGCTATCacgaattacttttttttctctatctctgctaCACAATCAACACTAATTGCAAATGATATGGAAAATCACCATAATGTTGCAATCTATTTCTAAAACACAAACGCCGAACATTTTACTGTGTTTTCCTCATTTCTGACACGCATCTATAGCCAATGATTTTATTTTGGATTCCCGAAACGTaggatgaaaaaaatattcttatcgAGAAAGATCAAATATTCAGTTAAAGGAATATGTAAGATAACCATACAATAACAGATGATAAATaacagatatgaaaaaaaaaaacacgaataatgataatgtaatgtaatataatgaATAGAGGATGTTTTATTACACAATGAAGTCCTAAATATGCAAATTAAATCTGGACACttcactgaatatatataatctttccatTTCTGTACAGAGTCAGTGAACTTTATTTATGGCTGTACAGGATTTCATGCTCTGATGGAGAATTCGTATTAGTGCTATAATATCTTTTA
This genomic window contains:
- the LOC125040486 gene encoding uncharacterized protein LOC125040486; the encoded protein is MTTTPDVIALFILLLLFLASGKCAAADEAVGLGWNWEMWWTYDGISGPEFWGVINPAWAMCSEGRRQSPINLDPRTLLHDPNLTPITLDKTQVHGQLVNTGHSLEWRVRSSGPTVNLSGGPLSYVYTVSHLRLHFGERDLQGSEHTVANYAFPAEHCLALSPSVAIVPRNEGDSSRGFRRRGADLTQCGRRRGTVSARRPYWTLAASRAPSTPRTDNTTTLARHSCPPASPSAESVKDKSKMCSLKAIISCGIILAAMDIIQGLTTLGWYGYRFVSYYFYLCPRELPIDECHAEKYHYEQLYTLRTYIGIGEGAVTPIFAAIYIVALVRHKPWLAWCWLIKAFGALGINVYFLSQWLIRLKNFDHLRTIRPAYDQQFLWIGIALTLA